A genomic stretch from Colwellia sp. Arc7-635 includes:
- a CDS encoding DUF1315 family protein: MDIIELVDTMSEEMYLRLKCAAETGKWPEGTAVDKEQQLSALQITMAYQSKHLNSDQTLSIGPKGEMIIKSKSELRSDFPTPKDSNDIARFSNL; this comes from the coding sequence ATGGATATCATTGAGTTAGTCGACACTATGTCAGAAGAAATGTATTTACGTTTAAAGTGTGCAGCCGAAACCGGCAAGTGGCCAGAAGGTACGGCTGTTGATAAAGAACAGCAACTGAGTGCGTTGCAAATTACCATGGCTTATCAATCTAAACATTTAAACTCAGATCAAACGCTTTCTATTGGCCCTAAGGGTGAAATGATCATTAAAAGCAAAAGTGAACTACGTTCAGATTTTCCTACACCGAAAGATAGCAATGATATTGCTAGGTTCTCAAATCTATGA